From Plasmodium malariae genome assembly, chromosome: 4:
AAAGGAATTGCTTTTCTCGTTACATTCGCTCGATTTGTTATCATTATAATAACTGCTATCATTGAAGTAATTTTCCACTAACATGTAATTAGACATTTCCTCATCATTTTTTCCTGCCTGTTTTTGCTCTTCGACTGCTTTATGTTCAATGTTTTCTTCTTGGACTGACTTGTTcagtattttttctttcccaCGTATTGTCCAATTTGCTTCCCCATATGTCGTCCCATCTGATGAGCCACGTTTTCCCGCATCTAATTTTCCAATTTCTTTGCTTCTCTTCATTTCCTCTTCCCTTGGTTGCCTTAATATGTACTCGCTATCCCCATTTTCCGCAAATttcttttcgttttttttctCACTTTCGTATATCGTTTTTCCCTCATCTTCGTGCTCCCGCTGATGATGATCATGGTCATGTTCCTGTTTCTTCTCCCGCTCCTGTTCTTGCCTCTCCTCCTCCTCCTCCTCCTCATCGTCATCGTCGTCGTAATCTTCATCATCATATACATCGTCTTCCTCATCAAACTGTTTACCgttatcattttcatttccttCGTCGAAAATcttatcatcatcatcatcctCGTTTATTTGTGAAATACTATAATGGcttattttatctttgtccctttttcttttttttacctctttttttttgttttctaatctttttcttttcacatATTCCTCATCACTTACTATTCCATTTTTTGCTGTGTCGTTTGCTACACTTTCTACTACATCGTCTACACTTTTTTCCACTAGCATGTTAAATTTAGTATTACGTCGTTCAGATTTCTTCTTTCCCCTGTTTGATTTCTCTCCTTCCATTGCTACGTCTACTTTGTCTTCTTCGTCTGTTTCGTCTCTTTCTGTTGCTTCATCTTCCTCCTCCTCCTCCTCCTCttcctcttcctcttctCCCTCCCCCTCTTGCGAATTACCCTTCTctttatcaaaaataatcatttttttatcccCCTCACTGATATAATTAAACTTTTCCATAAAGATGGAAATATGTTTACTCATCATTTCAGCTAATTTCTCATCATTTGTAGTAAAATAACCACCATGAGaccttaatttatttaaaaacataagTACACCAACTACTTCATTGTTTCTGTCTAAAATAGGTGCAGCTAAAATTGTTcttgttttaaaattaaatttttcatcatGTGCAGGATTgtataattcattatttagTACATCCTTacaattaataatttctttatttcggAGAACCCATAGATTGAAACTTTTCTCATTACTATTAGctgaaatttttataatatttttcctaCCATGAATAGCTTTACTccataattcattttttgctttatcatataaaaataaagtagaCGTTTcacaatttaatatattagaacAATCACACATAACcatttgaaaaatgaaatcgagctctttcttttttttcatccgTTCACTTTTAGTAGtatcaataaatataagttgTAACATACCAAGTGAGCAACCAAGTAATATTCCTAAAACTGACCCTATTAACGTATAATATtgatatactttattttttatatcaaattTTGTAGGCTGTATAACCTTATATTTCTgaagtaaataatttataaaacaaccaaaaaatattccaAACGTATCACTGCAAAGTTGACCTATAGATGCTGCACACAGAGTAGAAATACCAAATGATACACCAATGGATGCATCAAACATATCACCTAAACGAATCATAATAAACTGATCTACAAAACCAAATCCTATCATAGGAATAgatgaacaaaatataatatttagcACTTTTTTTATCTCGATATTCTTTCCCTTCAACTCGTCATCTTTTCCCTCCAACTCGTCATCTTTTCCCTTCAACTCGTCATCTTTTCCCTTCAACTCGTCATCTTTTCCCTTCAACTCGTCATCTTTTCCCTTCAACTCTCCATTCTTTCTCTTCATCTCATCCTTTATTCCATCTCCCTCTTCATTGCTCCTGTCGTTATCATCCCTCTTTTGTTGTTCCCCATTTCCGTCATTCAAATTTTCCGATTCATTGTATACACgttcattatttatagttTCTTCCCTGGATATTATTCCTTCGTTACTTTCTCTACGACTGGTAGCTTCTTCCCTCTGGAAGTGGTCACTACTTATTGTGtccttattattatcattattattattatttttttttttttttttttttttttccgccCTACTGTCTCGTTCGTTATTcgatttttccttatttgaATTGTTGTAAAGATACATTATgtcttccttttctttttcagaCATACCAACTTGTGTACCTTCCTCTCTTTTAATAGTTTCCCCTggattattttttccttccaTTTCATAACTACCCTCATTTAAACTACCATTAAATACGCTACCACTAATTATGCTACCATAACcaacattctttttttctttttggaAATCTCGCTCCCCATCCTTTAATCTTTCCCCTGCACCATCGTCATTTGTAAATGTTGAGTAATAACTCACGCGCCGTCTGTTAAACGAGgtactaaaattattattatcactgGTACTATTACAACTGGTACTATTACAACTGGTACTATTGCAACTGGTACTATTACAACTGGTACTATTGCAACTGGTACTATTACAACTGGTACTATTGCAACTGGTACAACTGGTACTATTACAACTGGTACTATTGCAACTGGTACTATTACAACTGGTACTATTGCAACTGGTACTATTGCAACTGGTACTATTGTTATTGCTACTATTACTGGTAGTATTCTTCTCTGCGTGTAAAACATGAGTATCTTTatcaaaatgaaatgaaCAGAACTTCCCCTTAAGACAGCATGTTTCGTAAGTAGTGCCGATTTTCAAGTCGTAATTTCCAACTTTACAACTTTCTTTTGGGCATTTGCTCTTTTCATTGTTCATGTGTACTATGTTGTGCGGCTTTGTGCTCCCGACTCTTCTCACACCACTAACACTGCTAATACATACAATGCTACTTTTTCTTTCGTGTAGTAAATTAGTAcaatatgatatttttaaagaggtaaataaattcaagttcaaattttttttgcttaataGACATGATGATTCACATCTCcaaatattctttaatattctttcattcataatttaaaaaaaaaagaaatttatatatatacagttcTCTTCCTTTAAAGGAGAACAAGTATAAAATAGTTTCtaataacattatatttgcattatattaaaaaatgcttCCTCTTTCGatatgttcataaaattaatataatctctcttcttttgttttcctattttttacaCTTAAATCAAACATAAttccatatatacatttattttctcaGGCATACACGATAAAACGTATCAATATTTCTTTGCCTTTACCCAAAtccttaatttttctaaCTCCCTCTTTAACACATTGTAAATGGGGTaacatacacatatttttaacaaagggaaacaaaaaaacataaaaacataaaaactaaaaaactaaaaaactaaaaaactaaaaaatataagaactaaaaaacataaaaactgaaaaacataaaaactgaaaaacataaaaactgaaaaacataaaaactgaaaaacataaaaactgaaaaacataaaaactgaaaaacataaaaactaaaaaatataaaaatataaaaacaaaaaaacaaaaatataaaaaaataatgagaaatgttttttttttttttttttttttattttttgctttattgTTATggatacatatacatacatatacatatatatatatttttttttttttgcaaaaaaaatatttgaactTTCATTTTCGTCTCCTGGTCCTCTTGTCACAAATATACATAGCACCTTTTACAAGCGTAACTAGCTTCACATTgtatgtaataattatttcatcgtgtaatataattttttgataacaTATAACCCTTTTTCTCAGAACGCGTGACGTCATATATGCTTTATATATTAGGATACAggtatttttccttttatgcTTTTGATAAATTCAAcaaattatcatattttactgctaaaaatttatttttacgtaATATAGAATTAAAGGGAAAAGGTAGTTTCATTGTTTATGCCTAATTTATGAAGGAATATaccctttttaatttttttgtgctATATAGAAAAAACTGTTTACAGCAAAATGAACATCTTTAACTAGTACTTTTTATTTCgtaaactaaaaaaatttctacagttcccttttttttttttttttttttgaacattatgaatatgtataGGTAATTAAAATGGATTATTATTTGGACAAAGAATAACCTAATTTTGGTTATACTCTCAtgcatttatacatatatgcttgtatatatattaacactGACAACTAAATAAtcttgctttttttttttttttttaacccaTACAACTTACACATTAAAAGATACTGTGAAATACTAAATagatttcaaaaaaaaaaaaaaaaaaaatcataacagagatgaaacaaaattaaaataaaattaaagcaaAATTAAAGCAAGATTAAAGCAAAATTAAAGCAAAATTAAAGCAAAATTAAAGTCAAATTAAAGCAAAATTAaagcaaaattaaaacaaaattaaaacaaaaattaaaacaaaataaaaaaaaaattaaaacaaaataaaaaaaaaattaaaacaaaaggCAACAGATCATTATGTTGACCGCACACATGTTGAACTCTATTATCCGTAATTGCAGCCACTTTTattgcattttattttttaaataaaattggaaataataaacacatttttaaatttacgaACAACTGTCAATTAAAAAACACATATTAAGGAAAATGTACTATATGCGAACATGTACATTTCCTACTCTTCTCTCGTTTTCATGTTCTTTTAAAAACACAGATATAAcagtaatatatacatatatatatgtattttttctttttttttttatatttttttcaagaactgttaaaaaacatatataaccgcacatatatacacaacgaaaaagaaaaaaaaatgcttctttacattgttatatttttgtttgttcatCATGGTGCCTTTTTTTCTAcattagaaataaataaaaataataaatatacctttataaataatgttcATAATATACAACATACAACAAAATTACGCGCCACAGGAGGGAAAAGTAagatataaacaaaaacaaaattgcATAGACAGAATGTGGGAGATGTTACAATATATGCCTACTTATGAGTAAGGACTTgaatgtatgcatatatatatatatatatttatttatatttatacatatatttataatattcctTCTTTTTCCCCACATTAGTTGGAGGTAAGATAATAGGACATGGTCATTCTTACCCATCAAATGAAATTGATAATGAcgaattaagaaaatatgttGACACAAGTGATGAAGTAATATTTATGcgtctttttcattttgcttttcatactcaaaaaagataaaaaggaaataaacaataaaataaaacaaaataaaaaaatgataaaattataaaatgataaaatgataaaattataaaatgataaaattataaaatgataaaatgataaaattataaaatgataaaatgataaaattataaaatgataaaattataaaatgataaaatgataaaattataaaattataaaatgataaaattacaaaatgataaaattacaaaatgataaaaatatataacagaaAGATCTGCGCGAAAATTTGAAACCTGCACTGTTCATAAcaaatgtttataaaatcaGATTTAAAAGTTGGCTATTTTTCATGTTTACaaatgcacacatatatatatgtgcacatattTTGCAGTGGATAACAAGTAGAacaggaataaaaaaaaggaggatactaaaaaaaaatgaaaatatatcaatGCTACAAATAGAAAGCGCTAATGAGGCTTTTAAAAGTTGTGCATTAAACCCCCTAAATGTAGATATggtaagaatatataaaaagatatttatttattttatacatacatacatacgtacatatatatatatatatatatatatataaatgagtTTTTTCACTtcgtaaatataatttattttcagtGAGGATCtctgttttattataaaaacaattagttcactatattttaaaacgcacccctttttctattttttttttttttttttcctttttatgtCTTTTCtgcaatttataaaaaaaaaaaatatatttgaaaataactACCTgaacaaatttatatgtCTTTATTCTCAGATTATCAATGCATCTTCTACACCTCAAAATTTATTTGGTGATGCAAACAATATTAGCAACAAACTTGGGTGTAAAAATAGTGTTAATATGGATTTAACAGCTGCTTGTACAGGATTTGTTTTTGCCTTTGCTACAGGTTTTTTCTTTCCACTACATGTGTGTGCgcgcttatatata
This genomic window contains:
- the PmUG01_04020900 gene encoding GAF domain-related protein, putative — translated: MNERILKNIWRCESSCLLSKKNLNLNLFTSLKISYCTNLLHERKSSIVCISSVSGVRRVGSTKPHNIVHMNNEKSKCPKESCKVGNYDLKIGTTYETCCLKGKFCSFHFDKDTHVLHAEKNTTSNSSNNNSTSCNSTSCNSTSCNSTSCNSTSCNSTSCTSCNSTSCNSTSCNSTSCNSTSCNSTSCNSTSCNSTSDNNNFSTSFNRRRVSYYSTFTNDDGAGERLKDGERDFQKEKKNVGYGSIISGSVFNGSLNEGSYEMEGKNNPGETIKREEGTQVGMSEKEKEDIMYLYNNSNKEKSNNERDSRAEKKKKKKKNNNNNDNNKDTISSDHFQREEATSRRESNEGIISREETINNERVYNESENLNDGNGEQQKRDDNDRSNEEGDGIKDEMKRKNGELKGKDDELKGKDDELKGKDDELKGKDDELEGKDDELKGKNIEIKKVLNIIFCSSIPMIGFGFVDQFIMIRLGDMFDASIGVSFGISTLCAASIGQLCSDTFGIFFGCFINYLLQKYKVIQPTKFDIKNKVYQYYTLIGSVLGILLGCSLGMLQLIFIDTTKSERMKKKKELDFIFQMVMCDCSNILNCETSTLFLYDKAKNELWSKAIHGRKNIIKISANSNEKSFNLWVLRNKEIINCKDVLNNELYNPAHDEKFNFKTRTILAAPILDRNNEVVGVLMFLNKLRSHGGYFTTNDEKLAEMMSKHISIFMEKFNYISEGDKKMIIFDKEKGNSQEGEGEEEEEEEEEEEEDEATERDETDEEDKVDVAMEGEKSNRGKKKSERRNTKFNMLVEKSVDDVVESVANDTAKNGIVSDEEYVKRKRLENKKKEVKKRKRDKDKISHYSISQINEDDDDDKIFDEGNENDNGKQFDEEDDVYDDEDYDDDDDEEEEEEERQEQEREKKQEHDHDHHQREHEDEGKTIYESEKKNEKKFAENGDSEYILRQPREEEMKRSKEIGKLDAGKRGSSDGTTYGEANWTIRGKEKILNKSVQEENIEHKAVEEQKQAGKNDEEMSNYMLVENYFNDSSYYNDNKSSECNEKSNSFGVSNKYMNWGNFINNKKGTITPKDIVESNGVAKFNGVIKSNGVLNSNGVLNSSGVLNSSGIVQSDGENKGDNVPILNINSNLSDDLLKEVKCLESDYESKKEAFVLKNTPRNAGSISAASSNRNGIANRSKDNEHLMEQDRYMHLSHTSRHMGRSNSTANIYREEEKHGPSKFSNVKIYDINKYNECFNSYLVSIIQNIDEFFINVKKRSYVFYLKNYEEKINLSKKWKICSGLGSIFNGRNSFESNVWNQNNVHERGCVETYRRTDDGCGMDGVNIEVGGIDDNYMNVVRGSKENNNVNEREGKNEKKDEQNYNYNLNVFLNEGVQSVHINCALGIINRINKEVIKIYLKNLEHVEKLLFKKKIIMLDNVIKVHNISPFNEKTFSYINFGRVFNYVSSQKKMDIRNFKMVKNIYKYNVYKIFSNHYKYFIIKKKKKLKKFCYTIKYFDIYKLCHFWFTIYCQNELKKLFYKNLNFIVNLHNSRIIDFKLINNYILNKIYENAAVSFITPSTCCNIRTIDFFFRDDLYLCNKTTMNHIIYKYFIFYYCKKKLKKKRFNYYNYNYQDLYIAQNFFGQNTHTKKVPKILQDDLGKKSEIITVDR